In Cryptomeria japonica chromosome 10, Sugi_1.0, whole genome shotgun sequence, a genomic segment contains:
- the LOC131079131 gene encoding proteasome subunit beta type-7-B, producing MANNQIDIPPKGGFSFDLCKRNEMLIKKGIEVPKFRKTGTTIVGLVFKDGVILGADTRATEGPIVCDKNCEKIHYIAPNIYCCGAGTAADTEAVTDMVSSQLELHRYATGRESRVVSALTILKSHLFGYQGHVSAALVLGGVDITGPHLHTVYPHGSTDTLPFATMGSGSLAAMAMFESRYKEGLNREEGISLVCDAIRSGIFNDLGSGSNVDVCVITKGQTEYLRNHQLPNPRTYVSSRGYSFAKGHTEVLSTKIIPLRKQVQVIEGDAMEE from the exons ATGGCAAACAATCAAATTGACATCCCTCCCAAAGGTGGATTCTCTTTTGATTTGTGTAAAAGAAATGAAATGCTTATTAAGAAAGGTATTGAAGTGCCAAAGTTTCGCAAAACAGGAACGACAATTGTTGGTCTTGTTTTTAAG GATGGAGTCATACTTGGGGCCGACACCAGGGCAACTGAAGGACCAATAGTGTGTGATAAGAACTGTGAAAAAATACATTATATTGCACCAAATATATACTGCTGTGGTGCTGGAACTGCTGCAGATACAGAGGCAGTAACAG ACATGGTTAGCTCCCAACTGGAGCTGCATCGTTATGCAACTGGTCGAGAATCACGGGTTGTTAGTGCCCTCACTATTCTAAAATCCCATCTATTCGG TTACCAAGGCCATGTGAGTGCAGCCTTAGTACTTGGTGGGGTGGATATTACTGGACCACACTTACATACG GTATATCCTCATGGATCAACAGACACTCTACCTTTTGCCACAATGGGTTCTGGATCTCTTGCTGCTATGGCAATGTTTGAATCACGATACAAAGAAGGGTTAAAT AGAGAGGAGGGAATATCATTGGTTTGTGATGCTATACGATCTGGAATCTTCAATGATCTAGGAAGTGGCAGTAATGTGGATGTATGCGTAATCACAAAG GGTCAAACAGAATATCTGCGCAATCATCAACTGCCGAATCCACGTACATATGTTAGTTCAAGAGGTTATTCATTTGCGAAAGGACATACTG